Within Thermococcus indicus, the genomic segment TATGTCCAGCGCGATCGTGCTTGAATTGACCGTCCCCGCGATGGTGTTCAGGGCAACCCTGAACGTCTTTTTCCCGGGGGAGTATGGGATTACCATGACGCTGAGGGTCGCGTTCTCCCCGGGCCCCAGGCTCAAGGGAGCAACCAGCCCACCCCGGTAGGACTCAAAGGTGCCGTCGGGCTCAACGGCCACGCCCTCAGGAACGCTCACCGTGAGGTTGGCCGGTACAGACACGTCCCCGGTGTTTCTGACGATGAACCTCAGGGTCACAGGATGATACGTTACGGGGTCTCCTTCCCACGATGCGTTGAGGAGGTAGGCGACCCTCGACGGCTCCACGTACGCGGTGACGGCGTTGGATGAGAAAGTCAGCCTGGTGTAGCCCCCGCAGGCCAGCTCAAAGGGGGCAACGACATCGGCCACCAGCCTTCCGAGCGTAACGTTACCGTCGTCCATCGGCATGACGGTTACCCTGAATGTTTTCTCCTGACCCGGTTTCAGGAGGGATACCTCCATCGTGCTCCCCGAAACAGCCCGCACTCCAGCGCCGGGAACGAAGCGGAGCGTGACGTTCGAAAGGGCCACCGTGCCGGTGTTCTTTACCCGGAAGGAAATGTCCATCGGGAGGTATCTCTTCCCATCCGTGGCGGTGCCCTCAATCAGAAGGTTGGCCACCCTGCTCACGTCGGGAATTCTGGACCTGTCGAGGAAGACCTCAAAGGCGGCCTTTCCGTCGTCCTCCACACCGTCCAGGATCACGGTTGCTCCCTTGTAGTACAGGCTCGCCGCCACGGCACCGCTTGAGAGTTTGGAGGTGGCCAGAACCGCGCCGCACGAGTTGAGCAGGGACGCCCTTATCGAACCATCGAATCTGTAGTCGTAGCGTAGCACGTAGGGGCCAACGTTCTTGGTCTGGCCAGGGGAGAGGGAGAAAGCCTCATCCGGAACCATCTCAACGTCGAGGGAAGCCCCCCTGAAAAACACCGTCACCTTGGCGTATTCAACCCCCGCCAGATCCTCCGCCTTAACGTGGAACGGGCCGATGTCCGCCTCCTTCCCAACGACCACTGAATACCCCTCTCCGCCGTATTTGAAGTAGAGTGTTTCTGTGAAGCCGTCAGGGGATTTCTCAACGGTGGCGTTGGTGAAGGTCAGCACATGGTTCGAGACCGTCACGTTCTGGCCCCTCTGGAGGTACCCCTCAAAGACCTTTGGATAGGCGCTCACGGCAACCTTGATGTTGCCGAAGGTGAACTTTCCGGAGGTGAAGTCCTTGGACTCGTTCCCCCTGGAAACGCGCACCTTCGCGCCCTTGCTGCTCACGGAAAGAAGCTCAATCGAGTAGTCACCCAACTGGATCGTCTCTCCCTCAACGATGTTGGGAAACGTCACGTTCAGGAAAACGAGAGGTTCCTCCGCCGCGGTAGCCCTGACGTACCGCACCACAACGTCCCTGACGGTGAGACCCTCCCCGGGACGGAGGGACAGGTCACGGTACGAGGACCCGTCATACGCGGTGCCGACCAGGACCCCGTCCAGTGAAACGTCCGTAAACTCCAGGGTCACGTTTCCAACCGAAATCGAACCGGGCAGGGAAAGCCATCCGTTGAAGGACGACGCCGAGGCAAAGCCCGTGGGGAGCAGAATCATGAGCACCAGTACGAACACTACGGCCCGTCTCACGGTATCACCCCCATAAGGTGGAGAAACACCTGGGCGGTCTCACCGCCACCCATCCCCATCATCCTCTCCATGAGCGTCTGGCCCAGGTACATGCCGACCGCGAATATCCAGGACATTATGACGAAGTACCTGGCGGTGCCAAGTATGTGTCCCCCGTCCGCGAGCTTGATGACGAGGGATGAGAGAAGGGAGTGCATAACCATCAGTACGAGCATTATGTAAAGGAGGAACCTCATTCCGGACGGCGGGATAACGTGAATTATGTCCCCTATGTACTCTGTGGGTATCTGCATCTGGGCGAACATCTGGCTTATCGAAACTGCGACCTGGAACGAGGCGGCGAGGGAAAAGGCAAACGCCCCTGTCAGACCGTAGATTATTCCAACGAAGCTCGCTATGCTCTGCTGCCTCTTCCTCCTGAGACGAACGAGCCTCTCAAAGTTCCTGCTGATGATGAGGCCAACGTAGTCCGGTTCCGCACCCATGCGGAGGCTCTCACGGAATATCTCCGAGAATATGCCTATGAGC encodes:
- a CDS encoding CARDB domain-containing protein → MRRAVVFVLVLMILLPTGFASASSFNGWLSLPGSISVGNVTLEFTDVSLDGVLVGTAYDGSSYRDLSLRPGEGLTVRDVVVRYVRATAAEEPLVFLNVTFPNIVEGETIQLGDYSIELLSVSSKGAKVRVSRGNESKDFTSGKFTFGNIKVAVSAYPKVFEGYLQRGQNVTVSNHVLTFTNATVEKSPDGFTETLYFKYGGEGYSVVVGKEADIGPFHVKAEDLAGVEYAKVTVFFRGASLDVEMVPDEAFSLSPGQTKNVGPYVLRYDYRFDGSIRASLLNSCGAVLATSKLSSGAVAASLYYKGATVILDGVEDDGKAAFEVFLDRSRIPDVSRVANLLIEGTATDGKRYLPMDISFRVKNTGTVALSNVTLRFVPGAGVRAVSGSTMEVSLLKPGQEKTFRVTVMPMDDGNVTLGRLVADVVAPFELACGGYTRLTFSSNAVTAYVEPSRVAYLLNASWEGDPVTYHPVTLRFIVRNTGDVSVPANLTVSVPEGVAVEPDGTFESYRGGLVAPLSLGPGENATLSVMVIPYSPGKKTFRVALNTIAGTVNSSTIALDIVSPTGNDTVVITRTITVTTTAPSNGTVTVTETRTETVPVESTVTEVQTVPYTPATSKVVWTVIGIVIGALAIIIFAWYQAHRS